The following proteins come from a genomic window of Pyxidicoccus sp. MSG2:
- a CDS encoding PaaI family thioesterase: MSEGSAGHRTRTVTWRDPREGVAAAKTLSGLEYLRAIIKGEVPGAPIAELMGFAPVEVSEGRAVFAVEPAEYHYNPIGTVHGGLAATLLDSALACAVHSTLPAGSGYTTLELHVNLVRAIAHDTGRLTCTGEVVHVGGRVATAQAKLTDASGKLYAHGTTTCMLFRPPGAGGRE, encoded by the coding sequence ATGAGTGAGGGGAGCGCTGGGCACCGGACTCGCACCGTGACGTGGAGGGACCCGCGCGAGGGCGTGGCGGCGGCGAAGACGCTGTCCGGCCTGGAGTACCTGCGCGCCATCATCAAGGGTGAGGTGCCCGGGGCGCCCATCGCGGAGCTGATGGGCTTCGCGCCGGTGGAGGTGTCGGAGGGGCGGGCGGTGTTCGCGGTGGAGCCGGCGGAGTACCACTACAACCCCATTGGCACGGTGCACGGTGGGCTGGCGGCCACGTTGCTGGACTCGGCGCTGGCGTGCGCGGTGCACTCCACGCTGCCGGCGGGCTCCGGGTACACGACGCTGGAGCTGCACGTGAATCTGGTGCGCGCCATCGCCCATGACACGGGGCGGCTGACGTGTACGGGGGAAGTGGTGCACGTGGGCGGGCGGGTGGCCACGGCGCAGGCGAAGCTGACGGATGCCTCGGGGAAGCTGTATGCCCACGGCACGACCACGTGCATGCTGTTCCGGCCCCCCGGCGCCGGAGGCCGCGAGTAG